In one Merismopedia glauca CCAP 1448/3 genomic region, the following are encoded:
- a CDS encoding DUF5992 family protein produces the protein MLNNFQKLTLAAIVPTLALSTVIKPASAAGYLVQNATITQVENTSINGNNFAIKVSGGTGFCNNQFILFVPAGVSNANIYGRSFPMILQAFQNNHKVSIYDYTSPGTTVSCAKGGQVVIKK, from the coding sequence ATGTTGAACAACTTCCAAAAATTAACCCTAGCTGCTATCGTACCTACCCTAGCTTTATCAACTGTAATTAAACCCGCTTCTGCGGCTGGCTATCTAGTTCAAAACGCCACTATAACTCAAGTTGAGAATACTTCAATTAACGGCAATAATTTTGCGATTAAAGTTAGTGGTGGAACTGGTTTTTGTAACAATCAATTTATTTTATTTGTCCCAGCAGGAGTCAGTAACGCTAACATTTATGGTCGCTCTTTTCCGATGATACTTCAAGCTTTTCAGAACAATCATAAAGTGTCTATCTATGACTATACCAGTCCAGGAACTACTGTTTCTTGTGCTAAAGGAGGACAAGTGGTTATTAAAAAGTAA
- a CDS encoding DUF6888 family protein — protein MIPTTAQTWRCFVLSSWATRMYLPINLVRFDSRTSNVFMLIGEEIEIEIDPNGDWTE, from the coding sequence ATTATTCCCACTACAGCCCAAACATGGCGATGTTTTGTCCTCTCATCCTGGGCAACAAGAATGTATTTACCCATTAACCTTGTACGCTTCGATTCTCGCACTAGCAATGTGTTTATGTTAATCGGAGAAGAAATCGAGATTGAAATCGATCCAAATGGAGATTGGACGGAGTAA
- a CDS encoding MogA/MoaB family molybdenum cofactor biosynthesis protein yields the protein MNQQPHADISQKTVCCAVITVSDSRSQDNDKSGQSIRELLLLAGHQIGFYEIIKDEPSQIRARLDTICRDSTIQAIIFNGGTGIAPRDRTYETLEPLLEKVLPGFGEIFRFLSYQEIGSRAIASRAIAGTYQNRVIFSIPGSTTAVKLAMEKLILPELAHLVRLVSL from the coding sequence ATGAATCAGCAACCGCACGCCGATATTTCTCAAAAAACGGTATGTTGCGCGGTAATTACGGTTAGTGATAGTAGATCGCAAGATAATGACAAAAGCGGTCAATCGATCCGAGAATTACTACTGCTTGCTGGTCATCAGATTGGGTTTTATGAAATTATCAAAGACGAACCCAGCCAAATTCGCGCTCGCTTAGATACTATCTGTAGAGATTCCACCATTCAAGCCATAATCTTCAATGGAGGTACGGGAATAGCACCTCGCGATCGCACTTATGAAACTTTAGAACCATTGTTAGAGAAGGTTTTACCTGGATTTGGGGAGATATTTAGATTTCTCAGCTACCAAGAAATTGGCTCTAGAGCGATCGCTTCTAGAGCCATAGCAGGAACTTACCAAAACCGAGTTATTTTCTCAATTCCTGGCTCTACTACCGCAGTAAAGCTAGCTATGGAGAAATTAATTCTTCCAGAGTTAGCCCATTTAGTCAGACTTGTATCGCTTTGA
- the ctpB gene encoding carboxyl-terminal processing protease CtpB: MSLVTKLLCTGAIATTATSFCWLTLGNDLQAHATLKDNPKAVVDEVWQIINREYVDGTFNRSNWLQLRQELLSQEYTSNEQAYTAIRTALEKLGDPYTRFMEPEQFKSLTSQTTGELSGVGIRLAVDSATKTLTIVEPMANSPAEKAGIKPGDKLLAIDGKSTRGMSIEQASILIRGEVGTKISLKLSRAEKGDFELKLTRAQIELPSVRYTLNQEGNIKVGYIYLSEFNSHSPDQMRKAIQALKRQKAQAFVLDLRENPGGLLLSSIEIARMWLDTGSIVRTVDRKGENDEFKANRTALTQLPLAVLVNGDSASASEILAGALQDNKRATIIGTETFGKALVQSVHDLSDGSGLAVTVAHYYTPKGTDIGHKGVSPDIHINISKEQQFQLSARSNWFGSPQDPLYTKAIAVLQSDVTQGAPSRSPSPVSVR; this comes from the coding sequence TTGTCATTAGTAACAAAGTTATTGTGTACCGGAGCGATCGCCACTACTGCAACGAGCTTTTGCTGGTTAACTTTAGGGAACGATCTACAGGCTCACGCTACCCTCAAAGATAATCCGAAAGCCGTTGTAGACGAAGTTTGGCAAATCATCAATCGAGAATATGTAGACGGAACCTTCAATCGCTCTAATTGGTTACAACTTCGTCAAGAATTACTCTCTCAAGAGTATACTTCCAACGAACAAGCTTATACAGCCATTCGCACGGCTTTAGAAAAATTGGGCGATCCCTACACGCGGTTTATGGAGCCAGAACAGTTCAAAAGCCTAACTAGTCAAACCACTGGGGAACTATCGGGAGTGGGAATTCGCTTAGCGGTAGATTCAGCCACTAAAACTCTAACTATAGTGGAACCAATGGCAAATTCTCCCGCCGAGAAAGCAGGAATTAAACCAGGGGACAAACTATTAGCGATAGACGGTAAAAGCACTCGTGGGATGAGTATCGAACAAGCTTCAATTTTAATTAGAGGTGAAGTTGGCACAAAAATTAGCCTCAAGCTCTCTAGAGCCGAAAAAGGAGATTTTGAGCTAAAACTGACTCGCGCCCAAATTGAGCTACCCTCAGTCCGCTATACTCTCAACCAAGAGGGCAATATCAAGGTAGGTTATATTTACTTGAGCGAGTTTAATTCTCACTCCCCAGACCAGATGCGTAAGGCAATTCAAGCTTTAAAACGCCAAAAAGCTCAAGCTTTCGTGCTAGACTTGCGAGAAAATCCAGGGGGATTATTACTTTCTAGTATCGAAATTGCGCGGATGTGGCTCGATACGGGGTCAATTGTCCGAACTGTAGATCGTAAAGGAGAAAATGATGAATTTAAAGCCAATCGCACTGCTTTAACTCAGTTACCTCTAGCAGTTCTAGTCAACGGTGACTCAGCTAGTGCTAGTGAAATTTTAGCGGGCGCTCTCCAAGATAACAAACGGGCGACAATTATTGGAACAGAAACCTTTGGTAAAGCTTTAGTCCAATCAGTACATGACCTTTCCGATGGTTCAGGATTAGCTGTGACGGTGGCTCATTACTACACACCTAAAGGAACTGATATCGGTCATAAGGGAGTATCCCCAGATATCCATATAAATATCAGCAAAGAGCAGCAATTTCAATTATCTGCTCGTTCTAACTGGTTTGGAAGCCCCCAAGATCCCTTATATACTAAAGCGATCGCCGTACTTCAATCTGATGTTACCCAGGGCGCTCCCTCTCGATCTCCATCACCTGTAAGCGTTCGCTAG
- a CDS encoding DUF5992 family protein, translated as MLNNFQKLTLAAIVPILALSTVIKPASAAGYLVQNATITEVENTSINGNNFAIKVSGGTGFCNNQFILFVPAGVSNANIYGRSFPMILQAFQNNHKVSIYDYTSPGTTVSCAKGGQVVITK; from the coding sequence ATGTTAAACAACTTCCAAAAACTAACCCTAGCTGCTATCGTACCTATCCTAGCTTTATCAACTGTAATTAAACCCGCTTCTGCGGCTGGCTATCTAGTTCAAAATGCCACTATAACTGAAGTTGAAAATACTTCAATCAACGGCAATAATTTTGCGATTAAAGTTAGTGGTGGAACTGGTTTTTGTAACAATCAATTTATTTTATTTGTCCCAGCAGGAGTCAGTAACGCTAACATTTATGGTCGCTCTTTTCCGATGATACTTCAAGCTTTTCAGAACAATCATAAAGTGTCTATCTATGACTACACCAGTCCCGGAACTACTGTTTCTTGTGCTAAAGGAGGACAAGTGGTTATTACAAAATAA
- the psb28 gene encoding photosystem II reaction center protein Psb28 yields the protein MTEIQFARGLTEDAIPEVRLTRSRTGDSGTATFYFEKPKALSNEQNGEVTGMYMIDEEGELVTKDVNAKFINGRPEAIEATYIMKSKDEWERFMRFMERYAEDHDLGFSKS from the coding sequence ATGACAGAAATTCAATTTGCTCGCGGACTAACTGAAGATGCAATTCCAGAGGTGCGTTTGACTCGTTCTCGTACTGGTGATAGTGGGACTGCGACATTCTATTTCGAGAAACCCAAAGCTCTCAGTAACGAACAAAACGGTGAAGTTACGGGTATGTACATGATAGATGAAGAAGGAGAACTGGTTACAAAAGACGTTAATGCTAAATTTATCAATGGTAGACCAGAAGCGATTGAAGCTACTTATATCATGAAATCTAAAGATGAGTGGGAGAGGTTTATGCGCTTTATGGAGCGCTATGCTGAAGATCACGATCTGGGTTTTAGTAAGTCGTAG
- the recJ gene encoding single-stranded-DNA-specific exonuclease RecJ, with protein sequence MTPSNPEWQIQSPVAVPDEFVEAVRKLHPGIKGSYAAQLLWQRGVRDAQQLAGYLQPDSYQPASPFAFGEEMERAVARLQKAVEDREKIAIWGDFDADGITATSVLWEGLGEFFPQNQQLSYYIPNRLRESHGLNLPGIERLKTQGISLIVTCDTGSTNLAEINYANELGIEIVVTDHHTLPSERPNVAAIVNPRYLPQNHPLHHLSGVAVAYKLVEAMYLSLPHIPQQPLENLLDLVCIGLITDLVQLRGDCRYLAQQGLKRLQKQLQTPSRPGVAELLQLCSRNGDRPTDISFGIGPRINAISRIHGDATFGVELLTSRDSKRCRELAMITETANARRKGLQQDLIKQVKSKLKQVDLSTTYALVLWDEQWSTGVLGLVASQIAQEYGRPTILLSTGMELEGEEDPVSVNTLARGSARSVGNIDLYELVRSQSHLLHRFGGHPFAAGLSLEIDNLPLFTEGINRQLRELSLRNNIKFAPTIYADLICEISELGRDLYDELKLLEPYGMGNPAPQILIKNCRFTNVVNRNIKDLKQQKVQYIKTQMQIWDESSLTGFPAIWWGHYQEEVPEGISDAIAILDYNNYSKQVELRIVAISGSTAETTLSDRDNSETWILDWRDRIGDRDDSTLVLQDYPKNWDDLQVSCHKAIQAQKKLAIAYPPPQTTSPQLVWQQLIGIAKYLSRTGEIATTQALQDKLHLTSSTLHLGLQSLVDLGFQVEFLTPESLIIKLDSHLATLLPNSAFKFITALQEEHFSQTYFHIVPVSTLEAMVQKSEVSASTGSAASQKSEVWRES encoded by the coding sequence ATGACTCCATCAAATCCCGAATGGCAAATTCAATCACCAGTCGCAGTTCCTGATGAATTTGTTGAAGCTGTGAGAAAGTTGCATCCAGGAATTAAGGGAAGCTATGCAGCACAATTATTATGGCAAAGAGGGGTTAGAGACGCGCAGCAACTAGCTGGTTATTTACAGCCAGATTCTTACCAGCCAGCTAGTCCGTTTGCTTTTGGCGAAGAAATGGAACGGGCAGTAGCTAGGTTGCAGAAAGCTGTTGAAGATCGAGAAAAAATCGCCATTTGGGGAGATTTTGATGCAGATGGAATTACTGCTACTTCCGTCTTGTGGGAAGGGTTAGGAGAGTTTTTCCCGCAGAACCAGCAATTGTCATATTACATTCCCAATCGTTTGAGGGAGTCTCACGGGTTAAATCTACCTGGGATTGAGAGACTGAAGACGCAGGGAATCAGTCTGATAGTCACTTGCGATACGGGTAGCACCAATTTAGCAGAAATTAATTATGCCAATGAATTAGGGATTGAAATCGTCGTTACAGATCATCATACCCTACCGTCAGAACGTCCTAATGTAGCTGCTATAGTGAATCCGCGCTATTTACCCCAAAATCATCCTTTGCACCATTTATCTGGGGTGGCTGTAGCTTATAAGCTGGTAGAGGCGATGTATTTGAGTCTCCCCCATATTCCTCAGCAACCTTTAGAAAACCTGTTGGATTTGGTGTGTATCGGTTTGATTACCGATTTAGTACAACTGAGAGGAGATTGTCGCTATTTGGCGCAACAGGGCTTGAAAAGGCTGCAAAAGCAACTACAAACACCTAGTAGACCTGGTGTAGCTGAGTTATTACAATTATGCAGTAGAAACGGCGATCGCCCTACCGATATTTCCTTTGGGATTGGACCTCGAATTAATGCAATTAGTCGGATTCACGGAGATGCAACTTTTGGGGTAGAGTTACTAACTAGTCGCGACTCGAAAAGGTGTCGTGAATTGGCGATGATAACAGAAACCGCTAACGCGCGTCGCAAAGGGTTACAACAGGATTTAATTAAGCAAGTTAAAAGCAAACTCAAGCAAGTCGATCTTTCAACGACCTATGCTTTGGTTTTATGGGACGAACAATGGTCAACTGGGGTTTTAGGGTTAGTTGCCAGTCAGATTGCCCAAGAATACGGTCGTCCGACGATTTTATTGAGTACGGGGATGGAATTAGAAGGTGAAGAAGATCCTGTATCTGTAAATACTTTAGCGAGAGGTTCGGCGCGTTCTGTAGGTAATATAGATCTGTATGAATTGGTGCGATCGCAATCCCATCTTTTGCACAGATTTGGCGGTCATCCTTTTGCGGCTGGATTGAGTTTAGAAATAGATAATTTGCCGCTATTTACTGAAGGAATTAATCGTCAACTTCGAGAGTTATCCCTCAGAAATAATATCAAGTTTGCACCCACTATTTATGCAGATCTAATCTGTGAAATTAGCGAACTTGGTAGAGATTTATATGATGAATTAAAACTGCTAGAACCTTATGGAATGGGAAATCCAGCCCCGCAAATCTTAATAAAGAACTGTAGATTTACCAACGTTGTTAATAGAAATATTAAAGATTTAAAACAGCAAAAAGTTCAATATATCAAAACCCAAATGCAGATTTGGGACGAGTCTAGTTTAACTGGATTTCCCGCTATTTGGTGGGGACATTATCAAGAAGAAGTACCAGAAGGAATTAGTGATGCGATCGCTATTCTCGACTACAATAACTACTCGAAACAAGTAGAGTTGCGGATCGTTGCCATTAGCGGTTCAACGGCTGAAACTACACTCAGCGATCGGGATAACTCAGAAACCTGGATTTTAGACTGGCGCGATCGCATTGGCGATCGGGATGATTCAACTTTAGTATTACAAGATTACCCCAAAAACTGGGACGATCTGCAAGTTAGTTGCCACAAAGCCATCCAAGCCCAGAAAAAACTAGCTATAGCTTATCCACCACCCCAAACTACATCCCCACAACTAGTTTGGCAGCAACTAATCGGAATTGCCAAATATCTGAGTCGAACTGGGGAAATAGCCACAACTCAAGCTTTACAAGACAAACTGCACCTCACCTCTAGCACTTTACATTTAGGGTTGCAATCCCTAGTCGATTTAGGTTTTCAGGTGGAATTTCTCACTCCTGAATCATTAATTATCAAACTTGACTCACATTTAGCTACATTACTCCCAAATTCAGCTTTTAAATTCATCACAGCACTACAAGAAGAACACTTTTCTCAAACCTACTTTCACATCGTACCTGTATCAACCTTAGAAGCAATGGTACAGAAGTCAGAAGTCAGTGCTTCGACAGGCTCAGCAGCCAGTCAGAAGTCAGAAGTTTGGAGAGAATCGTAG
- a CDS encoding type II secretion system protein, with the protein MKSLIYQYLNLLNRKYGHKGFTQTELLLVIVLIGIVPTFITSVIAIHYQPTFKLSSNTITSPYGSRSDRF; encoded by the coding sequence ATGAAATCTCTGATTTATCAATACCTAAATCTTTTAAACCGGAAATATGGGCACAAAGGGTTCACCCAAACCGAACTACTTCTCGTAATCGTGTTGATAGGAATTGTTCCCACATTTATCACTTCAGTTATAGCCATCCATTACCAACCTACCTTCAAGCTATCGAGCAATACAATCACTTCACCTTATGGCTCTAGGAGCGATCGCTTCTAG
- a CDS encoding DUF6887 family protein — translation MQPNFLAMSKKELRNYVLNHRDDEAAFQAYMDRLHAQENRIKHSAVDSWDELENYPELAQKLQRESSQQS, via the coding sequence ATGCAACCTAATTTTCTGGCGATGAGTAAGAAGGAGTTACGGAATTACGTATTAAATCATCGAGATGATGAAGCAGCTTTTCAAGCTTATATGGATCGGCTACACGCCCAAGAAAATCGGATCAAGCATTCAGCCGTGGATTCTTGGGATGAATTAGAGAATTATCCTGAATTGGCGCAGAAATTACAACGAGAGTCAAGCCAACAAAGCTAA
- a CDS encoding ferric reductase-like transmembrane domain-containing protein produces the protein MKRQLITYLAIAAIIYALAIAISLLIAPFLFSNLLGLIALICYALTLVPGIIKAILPQFSRNKLTFLLLKHRRFIGVLTFCLALNHGMLQVIKRHLYLLNLSTYLHYFQGFSMMTILIILTVTSSNEAVKFHKKNWSKIHRLTHLIPLLALWHILDKMSGHWTYLTAGAVMLSTILVTLLLSRQYQHFRLRHVIQ, from the coding sequence ATGAAAAGGCAGTTAATTACTTATTTAGCGATCGCCGCAATTATTTATGCCCTAGCCATAGCAATCTCTTTACTGATAGCTCCGTTTTTATTCTCAAATCTTTTAGGGCTAATTGCTTTAATCTGCTACGCACTAACCCTGGTTCCGGGGATTATTAAAGCTATTTTACCCCAATTTAGCCGAAATAAACTTACATTTTTACTGCTAAAACATCGGCGCTTTATTGGAGTTCTTACATTTTGTCTGGCGTTAAATCATGGGATGTTGCAGGTAATTAAAAGACATTTATATCTCTTAAATTTATCAACTTACCTGCACTACTTTCAAGGTTTTTCAATGATGACTATTTTGATAATTTTAACCGTTACTTCCAGTAATGAAGCGGTAAAGTTCCACAAGAAAAACTGGTCAAAAATTCATCGCTTAACGCATTTGATTCCTCTGTTAGCTCTGTGGCATATCCTCGACAAAATGTCAGGTCATTGGACTTATCTCACCGCAGGGGCAGTGATGCTATCAACAATTTTAGTAACTTTACTTTTGTCCCGACAATATCAACATTTCCGGCTGAGACACGTAATTCAATAA